A DNA window from Christiangramia salexigens contains the following coding sequences:
- a CDS encoding GH3 family domain-containing protein, whose protein sequence is MAIFGSIIKSLIDLKESLTPEGEAIKDQEEVLKNLLKKAKDTSFGKHYDFKAILEAEDIRKSFAEKVPYFDYNKMDMEWWHKYHDGEENVSWPGRPPYFAISSGTTGKSSKRIPVTEDMLESIRKAGIKQVSALSNFDLPADFFEKEIMMLGSSTDLHKEGDHQEGEISGISASNIPFWFRSYYKPGEEIAKIDEWDERVQKIAENAKNWDIGALSGIPSWMELMLKKVIEYHNVSNIHEIWPNLQVYASGGVAFEPYEKSFEALWGKPVQVIDTYLASEGFLALQERPGTHSMKLILDNGIYFEFVPFKPEYINEDGSLTSNAPVLNLTEVEEETDYVLLITTVSGAWRYIIGDTIKFTDKERKEIRITGRTKFFLNVVGSQLSVNKMNDAVKDLEDQFDIKIPEFVVAAKRGEDGEYYHYWYLGTTDNADNDKLAEALDNSLKDANKNYKVARSKALKGVKVQTIDPDMFHEWNAVNKKKGGQVKMEKVMNEEKFSEWEKFVNKPA, encoded by the coding sequence ATGGCAATATTCGGTTCGATTATAAAAAGTCTTATAGACCTTAAGGAAAGTCTTACACCAGAGGGTGAAGCGATAAAAGATCAGGAAGAAGTCCTGAAGAATCTGCTTAAGAAAGCTAAGGATACATCTTTTGGAAAGCATTATGATTTCAAGGCTATATTGGAGGCCGAGGATATCCGTAAAAGCTTTGCAGAAAAGGTTCCATATTTCGATTACAATAAAATGGATATGGAATGGTGGCACAAATACCACGATGGGGAAGAGAACGTTAGCTGGCCCGGAAGACCTCCTTATTTTGCCATAAGTTCGGGGACTACAGGGAAATCCAGTAAAAGAATTCCAGTGACAGAGGATATGCTGGAATCCATTAGAAAAGCCGGGATCAAGCAAGTGAGTGCATTAAGTAATTTTGACCTGCCGGCCGATTTCTTCGAAAAAGAGATCATGATGCTTGGTAGTTCTACCGATCTGCATAAAGAAGGGGATCACCAGGAAGGTGAGATAAGTGGGATTAGCGCAAGTAATATTCCTTTTTGGTTCAGGAGTTATTATAAGCCCGGAGAAGAGATCGCCAAGATCGATGAATGGGATGAACGGGTTCAGAAGATCGCCGAGAATGCTAAAAACTGGGATATTGGAGCTTTAAGCGGAATCCCATCCTGGATGGAACTGATGCTTAAAAAAGTGATCGAATATCACAATGTGAGCAATATCCATGAGATCTGGCCAAATTTACAGGTGTATGCATCCGGAGGAGTGGCCTTTGAGCCTTATGAGAAAAGTTTTGAAGCATTATGGGGTAAACCCGTGCAGGTGATTGATACTTATCTGGCTTCAGAAGGTTTCCTCGCCTTACAGGAGCGTCCGGGAACCCACTCCATGAAACTGATCCTCGATAATGGAATATACTTCGAATTTGTGCCTTTTAAGCCCGAGTATATTAATGAGGATGGATCGCTTACCAGCAATGCTCCGGTTCTAAACCTTACAGAGGTAGAGGAGGAGACAGATTATGTGCTGCTCATTACTACAGTTAGTGGAGCCTGGAGATATATTATAGGCGATACTATAAAATTTACCGATAAGGAAAGGAAAGAGATTCGCATTACAGGAAGAACCAAGTTCTTTTTAAATGTGGTGGGTTCTCAACTTTCAGTAAATAAAATGAACGATGCCGTTAAGGATCTGGAAGATCAATTTGATATTAAGATCCCTGAATTTGTAGTGGCAGCCAAAAGGGGTGAAGACGGAGAATATTACCATTACTGGTATCTTGGGACTACAGATAATGCAGATAATGATAAACTTGCAGAGGCACTGGATAATAGTTTAAAGGATGCCAATAAGAATTATAAGGTCGCCAGATCCAAAGCTTTAAAAGGAGTGAAGGTTCAAACCATAGATCCTGATATGTTTCATGAGTGGAATGCGGTCAATAAGAAAAAGGGTGGTCAGGTAAAAATGGAAAAAGTGATGAACGAAGAAAAATTTTCGGAATGGGAAAAGTTCGTGAATAAACCGGCTTAA
- a CDS encoding carboxymuconolactone decarboxylase family protein, producing MISYEEASPELKEIYDDIKKTLQLPFVLNWFKCQGSNPALLKGNWNKLKYTLMQGEVPNVLKQLILYNISKERGCEYCSHTYGFLADQKSSEISEAENFRATEKMTSPTMPVSYRTAIKVITRVALNPDQTSNDDFEELVAAGFSDTEIQELMAQADLANMLNTISEVSGIKINQELSETFQ from the coding sequence ATGATTTCCTATGAAGAAGCCTCTCCGGAGCTAAAGGAGATCTATGATGATATTAAAAAAACCCTGCAACTGCCTTTTGTTCTTAATTGGTTTAAATGTCAGGGTAGCAATCCTGCTTTACTTAAAGGGAACTGGAACAAATTAAAATATACCCTTATGCAGGGCGAAGTTCCAAATGTACTCAAGCAATTGATCTTGTATAACATATCCAAGGAGCGAGGCTGCGAATACTGCTCTCATACCTATGGTTTTTTAGCAGACCAAAAGAGTTCAGAGATTTCAGAAGCCGAGAATTTCAGGGCTACTGAAAAAATGACTTCACCAACTATGCCCGTTAGCTATAGAACCGCCATTAAAGTAATCACCAGAGTAGCCTTAAACCCAGATCAAACCAGTAATGATGATTTTGAAGAGTTAGTTGCTGCCGGCTTTTCAGATACAGAGATTCAGGAATTAATGGCGCAGGCAGATCTAGCAAATATGCTCAATACCATTTCTGAGGTCTCCGGTATAAAAATTAACCAGGAACTATCGGAAACTTTTCAATAA
- a CDS encoding response regulator — MGSILLIDDQPITNFINKKLFQRQGIEEGVKDFTDPNKALEFLQDQKKALLFLDLNMPEMTGWEFLEKMKELDLNFKTIILTSSTSALDKQKAENYESVIDYITKPLSIEKFSKLSVSIEDYSYKST, encoded by the coding sequence ATGGGTTCTATCCTCCTCATAGACGACCAGCCTATAACAAATTTTATTAACAAAAAATTGTTTCAACGCCAGGGTATTGAAGAAGGCGTAAAGGATTTCACAGATCCGAATAAAGCTTTGGAGTTTCTTCAGGATCAGAAAAAAGCACTACTTTTTCTGGACCTTAATATGCCGGAGATGACCGGATGGGAATTTCTTGAAAAAATGAAAGAGTTGGATCTAAATTTCAAAACCATCATCCTCACCTCCAGCACAAGCGCATTGGATAAACAAAAAGCAGAGAATTACGAATCTGTAATAGATTATATCACCAAGCCCTTATCCATCGAAAAATTTTCAAAGCTTTCGGTTTCCATAGAGGATTATTCCTATAAATCTACTTAA
- a CDS encoding DUF3820 family protein produces the protein MSIQPSQKALIELAYAKMYFGKYKGYYLSDIPEPYYVWFKQKGFPAGKLGDQLQQVYELKVNSLESLLKQIRRRYPKP, from the coding sequence ATGTCTATTCAACCCAGCCAGAAAGCACTTATCGAACTTGCATACGCTAAGATGTATTTTGGTAAATATAAGGGGTACTACCTCTCTGATATTCCCGAACCTTATTATGTTTGGTTCAAGCAAAAAGGATTTCCTGCCGGCAAACTTGGAGACCAGTTGCAACAGGTTTATGAACTCAAGGTTAACAGTCTTGAAAGCCTCTTAAAACAGATAAGGAGACGCTATCCCAAGCCCTGA
- a CDS encoding CTP synthase: MAETKYIFVTGGVSSSLGKGIIAASLAKLLQARGFKTTIQKLDPYINVDPGTLNPYEHGECYVTDDGAETDLDLGHYERFLNVNTSQANNVTTGRIYQSVIEKERRGEFLGKTVQVVPHITNEIKERIQILGKNGDYDIVITEIGGTVGDIESLPYIEAVRQLKWELGDDNALVIHLTLVPYLSAAGELKTKPTQHSVKTLMESGIKADILVCRTEHELSDDIRRKLAIFCNVRQEAVIQSIDAPTIYDVPNMMLKEGLDTVVMKKLSLPDDSTPNLERWNQFLKRHKNPRAEVNIGLIGKYVELQDSYKSILESFIHAGAENEVSVNVEYIHSEFINDNTIHNKISHLDAILVAPGFGERGIEGKIDAVRYARENDLPFLGICLGMQMAVIEFARNVLQLKGANSSEMDPETKHPVIDLMEEQKEITHKGGTMRLGAWDCKLTKGSIIYDVYKTDLIKERHRHRYEYNNKYKEQLENAGMASTGINPETGLVEIIELKDHPWFVGVQYHPEYKSTVANPHPLFVSFVKAALEHSQKNKNAKLA, encoded by the coding sequence ATGGCCGAAACCAAGTATATATTTGTAACCGGAGGTGTGTCCTCATCCCTGGGAAAAGGAATTATAGCTGCATCTTTGGCGAAGTTACTTCAGGCTCGAGGTTTTAAAACCACTATTCAGAAATTAGACCCGTACATAAATGTAGACCCCGGAACTCTTAATCCTTACGAGCATGGTGAATGCTATGTGACCGATGATGGAGCCGAAACAGATCTTGATCTTGGTCACTACGAACGTTTTTTAAATGTAAATACTTCCCAGGCAAATAATGTCACTACCGGAAGGATCTATCAAAGCGTGATCGAAAAAGAAAGACGCGGAGAATTTCTTGGAAAAACTGTACAGGTCGTGCCTCATATCACCAATGAGATCAAAGAAAGGATCCAGATACTTGGTAAAAACGGCGATTATGATATCGTGATCACCGAGATTGGTGGAACCGTAGGTGATATTGAATCCCTACCTTATATTGAAGCTGTAAGACAGTTAAAATGGGAATTAGGTGACGACAATGCACTTGTGATCCACCTTACACTTGTACCATATCTTTCTGCGGCAGGTGAATTAAAAACCAAACCAACCCAGCATAGTGTAAAAACTCTGATGGAAAGCGGTATAAAAGCCGATATTCTGGTTTGTCGTACAGAGCACGAACTATCTGACGATATCCGTAGGAAACTGGCTATCTTCTGTAATGTTCGTCAGGAAGCAGTGATCCAAAGCATCGATGCACCTACTATCTATGATGTGCCAAATATGATGCTGAAAGAAGGATTGGATACCGTGGTGATGAAGAAATTATCCCTACCGGATGATAGCACTCCAAATCTGGAGCGATGGAATCAATTCCTTAAAAGACATAAGAATCCAAGGGCAGAAGTTAATATTGGTCTGATTGGAAAATATGTTGAACTTCAGGATTCCTATAAGTCCATTCTGGAATCATTTATTCATGCGGGTGCAGAAAATGAGGTCTCCGTTAATGTGGAATATATACATTCAGAATTCATCAACGACAATACCATACATAATAAGATAAGCCATCTGGATGCTATTTTGGTAGCCCCGGGTTTTGGTGAAAGAGGTATTGAAGGTAAGATCGATGCAGTGCGTTATGCCCGCGAGAACGATCTTCCATTCCTTGGGATCTGTTTGGGAATGCAAATGGCAGTAATTGAATTTGCCAGAAATGTTCTTCAGCTTAAAGGAGCTAATTCATCAGAAATGGATCCTGAAACAAAACATCCAGTGATAGATCTAATGGAAGAACAGAAAGAGATCACACATAAAGGAGGAACTATGCGTCTTGGCGCCTGGGATTGTAAATTAACCAAAGGCTCTATTATATATGATGTATATAAAACAGACCTTATCAAGGAACGTCACCGTCACCGTTACGAATACAATAATAAATATAAAGAGCAGCTTGAAAATGCAGGGATGGCGAGCACCGGAATAAATCCTGAAACCGGATTGGTAGAGATCATAGAACTAAAGGATCATCCATGGTTTGTTGGCGTGCAATATCACCCGGAGTATAAGAGTACAGTGGCGAACCCACATCCACTTTTTGTCTCTTTTGTAAAGGCTGCACTCGAACATTCACAAAAAAATAAAAATGCCAAGTTGGCATAG
- the yidC gene encoding membrane protein insertase YidC yields MEEKKIDIQSIIGFLLIGGILIWMLYNNTPEDTVVDDTKTEQVADRTQEPADDYSAPENAPTQNDSTALAAAQKRLGAFGYSATLPSAQGGTTTISNDLLELKISNKSGYIEEARLKNYKTFDSIPVYLIKDGNASLNMNLQTTDGRTLNTENLYFEPTLTENNGNQILSMKLKVSDDEYLEYRYAMRPDEYMLDFSVRSQGLTGVLNTAETPVLNWKLKGYRHAKSISYENRYTDLIYEYDGEDDDNLGQGSFEEETESNISYIAYKQHFFTSLLLTDTPFGTTKFTSKNLVEDEEIDTVYTKEFTSAIPLELKAGELNYNMNWYYGPTDYKILNDYDRNLDEIVPLGWGIFGWINKYLFIPFFAFLSGFLPSYGIAIIVMTIVVRIVLSPVTYKSYLSQAKMKVLKPEINEINEKYKDNAMKKQQETMKLYSKAGASPMSGCLPALMQIPIFYALFQFFPSAFQLRQKSFLWADDLSSYDTIAELPFHIPFYGDHVSLFPILASIAIFIYMMMTTGQSMQANQQPGMPNMKFLMYLSPLIMLFFFNNYASGLSLYYFTSNLITIGIMLVIKHAIIDEDKIHAKIQENKKKPKKQNKFTRKFQEMMEQAEEQQKKQKGK; encoded by the coding sequence ATGGAAGAAAAGAAAATCGACATTCAATCCATAATTGGATTTTTACTGATTGGAGGTATCCTAATCTGGATGCTTTATAATAATACTCCTGAGGATACCGTAGTAGACGACACGAAAACCGAACAGGTTGCAGATAGAACTCAGGAACCAGCTGATGATTATTCGGCGCCGGAAAATGCTCCTACTCAAAATGATTCTACAGCACTTGCTGCCGCTCAGAAGCGATTGGGTGCTTTTGGATATTCGGCTACTCTACCCTCGGCACAAGGAGGTACCACTACGATCTCCAATGATCTTTTGGAATTAAAGATCTCCAATAAAAGTGGATATATTGAAGAAGCCAGATTAAAGAATTACAAGACTTTCGATTCCATTCCGGTTTATCTTATAAAAGACGGAAATGCTTCGCTTAATATGAACCTTCAGACTACAGATGGAAGGACTTTAAATACCGAAAATCTGTATTTTGAACCTACATTAACAGAGAATAACGGGAATCAGATCCTTTCCATGAAACTTAAGGTTTCTGATGATGAATATCTTGAGTACAGATATGCAATGAGACCGGATGAGTATATGCTGGATTTCAGCGTACGTTCACAAGGTCTTACCGGAGTGCTGAATACAGCCGAAACTCCTGTGCTGAACTGGAAACTGAAAGGTTACCGCCATGCCAAAAGTATCTCTTATGAGAACAGATATACAGATCTTATCTATGAATATGATGGTGAGGATGATGATAATCTGGGACAGGGTTCTTTTGAAGAAGAAACCGAAAGCAACATAAGCTATATAGCTTACAAACAGCATTTCTTCACTTCTTTGCTTTTAACCGATACTCCTTTTGGTACCACCAAATTCACCTCTAAGAATCTGGTAGAAGATGAAGAGATCGATACGGTTTATACAAAGGAATTTACCTCTGCTATTCCACTGGAATTAAAGGCTGGTGAATTGAATTATAATATGAACTGGTATTATGGTCCAACAGACTACAAGATCCTGAATGATTACGACCGTAACCTGGATGAGATCGTGCCTTTAGGCTGGGGAATTTTTGGATGGATCAACAAATACCTTTTCATACCATTCTTCGCTTTCTTAAGCGGATTCCTACCAAGCTACGGAATTGCAATTATAGTAATGACGATAGTTGTAAGAATAGTATTATCCCCTGTTACTTATAAATCTTATCTCTCTCAGGCAAAAATGAAAGTTCTTAAGCCGGAGATCAATGAGATCAATGAAAAGTATAAGGATAATGCGATGAAAAAGCAGCAGGAAACGATGAAGCTGTACAGTAAGGCCGGAGCAAGCCCAATGAGTGGTTGTCTACCTGCATTAATGCAGATCCCGATCTTCTATGCTTTATTCCAGTTTTTCCCTAGCGCATTTCAATTAAGACAAAAGAGTTTCTTGTGGGCAGATGACCTGTCAAGCTATGATACCATTGCGGAGCTTCCGTTCCATATCCCATTTTATGGAGATCATGTGAGCTTGTTCCCTATCCTGGCTTCTATAGCGATCTTTATCTATATGATGATGACTACAGGACAAAGCATGCAGGCAAATCAGCAACCTGGAATGCCAAACATGAAGTTCCTGATGTACTTGTCTCCGCTAATCATGTTATTCTTCTTTAATAACTATGCGAGTGGTCTTTCCCTGTATTATTTTACCTCTAACCTGATTACAATAGGTATCATGCTGGTAATTAAACATGCGATCATAGATGAAGATAAGATCCATGCTAAAATACAGGAGAACAAGAAGAAACCTAAAAAGCAGAATAAGTTCACCAGAAAGTTCCAGGAAATGATGGAACAGGCTGAAGAACAACAGAAAAAACAAAAAGGTAAATAA
- a CDS encoding fasciclin domain-containing protein → MNFILKNARLSVMAVVIALCFSACDSDEDDVMVVDPGNGEGAETTTIADFASNNDNYSSLAAALEVTGLSATLDGDANYTVFAPDNDAFAAFLDANDFESLDEVPVEVLTQVLLNHVQAGVIKAADLSTGYIQSLSTAGPEGKNLSLYINTENGVKLNGVSNVTTADVEVDNGVIHAVDAVIGLPNITTFALADPTFEILVQALTREDSYTFVETLMLSDSPAPFTVFAPTNDAFVNLLDELDLDSLADIDAETLAAVLSYHVVTENNVTSDELSDGMSVATFQGESFTINLGDNAVITDVNNRTSTIIAVDVQATNGVIHAIDTVILPTL, encoded by the coding sequence ATGAATTTTATTTTAAAAAATGCGCGTTTATCTGTTATGGCGGTAGTTATAGCCTTGTGTTTTTCAGCCTGTGACAGTGATGAGGATGATGTTATGGTAGTAGATCCAGGAAATGGTGAGGGAGCAGAGACCACGACTATAGCAGACTTTGCAAGCAATAATGATAATTATTCATCCCTTGCTGCCGCTTTAGAGGTTACCGGTTTGTCAGCTACTCTGGACGGCGATGCCAACTACACGGTTTTTGCACCAGATAATGATGCTTTTGCAGCCTTTCTTGATGCAAATGATTTCGAATCACTTGATGAGGTACCGGTAGAGGTGTTAACTCAGGTTTTATTGAATCATGTACAGGCCGGAGTGATAAAAGCTGCCGATCTTTCAACGGGCTATATTCAAAGCCTGTCTACGGCCGGTCCGGAGGGTAAAAATTTAAGTCTTTATATCAATACGGAAAACGGTGTAAAATTAAACGGCGTGAGTAATGTAACTACTGCAGATGTTGAAGTTGATAATGGAGTGATACATGCTGTAGATGCTGTTATTGGATTGCCCAATATTACCACATTTGCTCTTGCAGATCCTACTTTCGAGATCCTGGTACAGGCGTTAACGCGTGAAGATTCCTATACATTTGTTGAAACACTTATGTTGTCTGATTCACCTGCGCCGTTTACTGTATTTGCACCAACTAACGATGCATTTGTAAACCTGCTGGATGAACTTGACTTAGATTCGCTGGCCGATATTGATGCTGAAACTCTTGCCGCCGTCCTTTCTTATCATGTGGTTACCGAAAATAATGTGACTTCCGATGAACTTTCAGACGGAATGAGCGTTGCCACTTTTCAGGGAGAATCCTTTACAATTAATCTTGGTGATAATGCGGTAATAACTGATGTGAATAACAGGACGTCTACAATTATTGCCGTGGATGTCCAAGCTACTAATGGAGTGATACATGCGATAGATACGGTAATTCTACCTACGCTCTAA
- a CDS encoding toxin-antitoxin system YwqK family antitoxin translates to MIKHFEILTLCLLFSITSIAQKNKFDENGERHGYWKVDFEGAGTPKFEGNFEHGNETGTFKFYKKGFYDHPAAIMNFSKTTDSVHVVYYTQTGKPISEGKMCDKKREGNWVYYHKDSDSIMMRETYKNDTLHGLQKTYFPNGKLAEKTIYQRGEKNGESFIYADNGQVTKELHYKNGMLHGPAVYFTVKGVKSIEGFYTEGKKSGTWKYFSDGKLEEEIEY, encoded by the coding sequence ATGATTAAACATTTTGAAATTTTAACTTTATGCCTCTTATTTTCAATCACTTCCATCGCCCAGAAGAATAAATTTGATGAGAATGGCGAACGTCATGGCTATTGGAAAGTAGATTTTGAGGGTGCCGGAACACCAAAATTTGAAGGTAATTTTGAGCATGGCAATGAAACAGGAACCTTTAAATTCTATAAAAAAGGATTTTATGACCATCCGGCTGCAATTATGAATTTTTCTAAAACCACAGATTCTGTTCATGTGGTATATTATACTCAAACCGGAAAACCCATCAGCGAGGGTAAGATGTGCGACAAAAAACGGGAAGGCAATTGGGTATATTATCATAAGGACTCCGACAGCATCATGATGCGTGAAACCTATAAAAATGATACCCTGCATGGATTACAGAAAACCTATTTCCCCAATGGAAAGCTTGCAGAAAAAACGATATATCAAAGAGGAGAAAAGAATGGGGAGAGTTTCATATATGCAGACAATGGTCAGGTAACAAAGGAACTGCATTATAAAAATGGAATGCTACATGGTCCTGCTGTTTATTTTACTGTTAAAGGCGTAAAATCTATCGAAGGTTTTTATACAGAAGGAAAGAAGTCCGGAACCTGGAAATATTTTTCTGATGGAAAATTAGAAGAAGAAATAGAGTACTAA
- a CDS encoding lipocalin family protein — protein sequence MKKIFFLLISIAVLTSCSDDDDSITDDGTKIIGKWFLIDIRIAGSQNNLSECNQNSYIQFNADNTSKSEFYDDSEGESEVECKLEDSNEGEWKYLGNNRYQIYVPNFGNQTGNVNFVNDTRFIFTSSEIPGGEVVFEK from the coding sequence ATGAAAAAAATATTCTTTTTACTTATATCAATCGCTGTCCTTACTTCATGTAGCGACGATGATGATAGCATTACAGATGATGGCACCAAAATTATTGGCAAATGGTTTCTTATAGACATAAGAATTGCTGGTAGTCAAAATAATCTATCGGAATGCAACCAAAATTCGTATATCCAATTTAATGCTGATAATACTTCAAAATCAGAATTCTATGATGATTCTGAAGGAGAATCTGAAGTGGAATGTAAACTTGAAGACTCTAATGAAGGTGAGTGGAAATATCTAGGAAATAACCGGTACCAGATCTATGTTCCTAATTTTGGAAACCAAACAGGGAATGTAAATTTTGTAAACGATACCAGATTTATTTTTACGAGCTCGGAAATTCCAGGAGGTGAGGTTGTATTCGAGAAGTAG
- the mnmA gene encoding tRNA 2-thiouridine(34) synthase MnmA, with amino-acid sequence MKKVVVGLSGGVDSSVTAHLLKEQGYEVIGLFMKNWHDDSVTISDECPWLDDSNDAMMVADKLGIPFQTVDLSEEYKERIVDYMFNEYEKGRTPNPDVLCNREIKFDVFMKIALSLGADYVATGHYCRKAEFEKDGKTVYRLLSGKDNNKDQSYFLCQLTQEQLSKTLFPIGELQKSEVREIAAAQDLVTADKKDSQGLCFIGKVRLPDFLQQKLKPKEGVIVEVPATTDVFQKEDKNFNSRIEELEYLSSKYQYSMKDGKVVGKHQGAHYFTKGQRKGLAVGGTPAPLFVIDTDVEENVIYTGQGKDHPGIYRKALFVSPEETHWVRQDLAITDGEELKVQARIRYRQPLQDAVLYQTEHGMYIVFDKPQASITEGQFVAWYHEDELLGSGVIS; translated from the coding sequence ATGAAAAAAGTAGTTGTTGGTCTTTCCGGAGGAGTAGATTCAAGTGTTACAGCCCACTTATTAAAAGAGCAGGGTTATGAAGTTATAGGCCTTTTTATGAAGAACTGGCATGATGATTCTGTAACGATCTCAGACGAATGTCCCTGGCTGGATGACAGTAATGATGCGATGATGGTGGCCGACAAACTAGGCATCCCCTTCCAAACCGTGGATCTTAGCGAAGAATATAAGGAGCGTATCGTAGATTATATGTTCAATGAATATGAAAAGGGACGTACGCCCAATCCTGATGTTCTATGTAACCGCGAGATCAAGTTTGATGTCTTCATGAAAATTGCGCTTTCACTTGGAGCAGATTATGTTGCTACCGGGCATTATTGCCGAAAAGCTGAATTTGAAAAAGACGGCAAGACCGTTTATAGACTACTTTCAGGAAAAGATAATAATAAGGATCAATCCTATTTCCTTTGTCAGTTAACACAGGAACAATTATCCAAAACCCTGTTCCCGATTGGGGAACTTCAAAAATCTGAGGTAAGAGAGATAGCCGCGGCACAAGATCTTGTTACGGCAGATAAAAAAGATTCACAAGGGCTTTGCTTTATTGGAAAAGTAAGGCTGCCAGATTTTCTTCAACAAAAATTGAAACCTAAAGAAGGCGTAATTGTAGAAGTACCTGCAACTACCGATGTTTTTCAAAAAGAAGACAAAAATTTCAATTCCAGAATAGAAGAGCTTGAATACCTTTCCAGCAAATATCAATATAGTATGAAAGACGGGAAGGTCGTGGGTAAACATCAGGGAGCACACTACTTCACGAAAGGCCAGCGAAAAGGCCTTGCGGTAGGTGGAACACCGGCACCTCTGTTTGTAATAGATACCGATGTAGAAGAGAATGTGATCTATACCGGACAGGGTAAGGATCATCCTGGCATTTACAGAAAAGCACTATTTGTAAGTCCTGAAGAAACCCACTGGGTAAGACAGGATCTTGCTATTACAGATGGAGAAGAATTAAAGGTGCAGGCTCGTATTAGATATCGTCAACCGCTTCAGGACGCCGTATTGTATCAAACTGAACATGGCATGTATATCGTTTTTGATAAGCCACAGGCTTCGATCACAGAAGGTCAGTTTGTAGCATGGTATCATGAAGATGAATTACTAGGTTCAGGAGTAATTTCTTAA
- a CDS encoding NAD(P)H-dependent flavin oxidoreductase, whose product MPSNRITELFNIEYPIIQAGMIWASGWKLASAVSNAGGLGIIGAGSMYPEVLREHIQKCKKATSKPFGVNVPMLYPDLEQIMEIIKEEKVEIVFTSAGNPKVWTKHLQEHGIKVVHVVSSVKFALKSQEAGVDAVVAEGFEAGGHNGRDETTTFTLIPMVKEQISIPLIAAGGIATGRGMLAAMILGADAVQVGSRFVATPEASSHRNFKEMVVNAKEGDTILTLKELAPVRLLKNKFYEDIRELYTKTPSKEELIDLLGRARAKKGMFEGDLEEGELEIGQISGLINDIKPAAQIVEEMLNEFETAKKEVAEL is encoded by the coding sequence ATGCCGTCAAATCGAATAACCGAACTTTTCAATATAGAATATCCAATAATTCAGGCCGGAATGATCTGGGCCAGCGGATGGAAATTGGCCAGCGCCGTTTCCAATGCCGGAGGTCTTGGGATCATCGGTGCAGGGTCTATGTATCCGGAAGTTCTAAGGGAGCATATTCAAAAGTGCAAAAAGGCAACTTCAAAACCCTTTGGTGTGAATGTCCCTATGCTCTACCCAGATCTTGAGCAGATCATGGAGATCATCAAGGAGGAAAAAGTGGAGATCGTTTTTACCTCTGCGGGTAACCCGAAAGTCTGGACAAAACATCTTCAGGAGCACGGAATTAAAGTAGTGCATGTGGTGAGTAGTGTGAAATTTGCATTAAAATCTCAGGAGGCAGGTGTAGATGCTGTTGTAGCCGAAGGTTTTGAAGCCGGAGGACATAATGGAAGAGATGAGACCACTACATTTACTCTAATTCCAATGGTTAAGGAGCAGATCTCTATTCCGCTTATCGCAGCCGGAGGTATTGCGACAGGAAGAGGCATGCTGGCCGCCATGATCCTTGGTGCAGACGCGGTACAGGTAGGAAGCCGATTTGTGGCTACACCCGAAGCTTCTTCCCACAGGAACTTTAAAGAGATGGTAGTAAATGCCAAAGAGGGCGACACTATACTTACCCTTAAAGAACTTGCGCCTGTACGCCTGTTAAAGAATAAATTCTATGAGGACATTCGGGAGTTATATACCAAAACTCCTTCAAAAGAAGAACTTATAGATCTGTTAGGCCGTGCCCGTGCTAAAAAAGGCATGTTTGAAGGTGATCTTGAGGAAGGTGAACTGGAAATAGGCCAGATCTCAGGTTTGATAAACGACATCAAGCCAGCCGCTCAGATCGTTGAAGAAATGCTCAACGAATTCGAAACTGCAAAGAAAGAAGTAGCAGAACTTTAA